The Canis aureus isolate CA01 chromosome 24, VMU_Caureus_v.1.0, whole genome shotgun sequence genome includes a window with the following:
- the GJA3 gene encoding gap junction alpha-3 protein: MGDWSFLGRLLENAQEHSTVIGKVWLTVLFIFRILVLGAAAEEVWGDEQSDFTCNTQQPGCENVCYDRAFPISHIRFWVLQIIFVSTPTLIYLGHVLHIVRMEEKKKEREEELLRAELPHPGPAARCGPGGQKDRPLRDDRGRVRIAGALLRTYVFNIIFKTLFEVGFIAGQYFLYGFELKPLYRCDRWPCPNTVDCFISRPTEKTIFIIFMLAVACVSLLLNMLEIYHLGWKKLKQGMTNHPRADSPEATKPGGGSALGPPSLSEAPAVTIGFPPFSAPSASSPGQATAAGYPGAPPLAADFHPAALPEARARDQHLLMTEQNWANQEAEQHTSARKASGAAAPSASPSPAGSTGQLPPDDGTGGGEPGLLLTGSRSSLGDSKLAVTPDDAEQPVTTPAETHAPPLPPADAGRLSKASRASGGRARPNDLAI, from the coding sequence ATGGGCGACTGGAGCTTCCTGGGGAGACTACTAGAGAACGCGCAGGAGCACTCCACGGTCATCGGCAAGGTCTGGCTGACAGTGCTGTTCATCTTCAGGATCCTGGTGCTGGGCGCGGCCGCTGAGGAGGTGTGGGGGGACGAGCAGTCGGACTTCACTTGCAACACGCAGCAGCCCGGCTGCGAGAACGTGTGCTACGACAGGGCCTTCCCCATCTCACACATCCGCTTCTGGGTGCTGCAGATCATCTTTGTGTCCACGCCCACCCTCATCTACCTGGGCCATGTGCTGCACATCGTGCGcatggaggagaagaagaaggagcgCGAGGAGGAGCTGCTGAGGGCCGAGCTCCCGCACCCTGGCCCGGCCGCACGCTGCGGGCCCGGCGGCCAGAAGGACAGGCCGCTGCGCGACGACCGCGGCAGGGTACGCATCGCAGGAGCCCTGCTTCGGACCTACGTGTTCAACATCATCTTTAAGACGCTGTTCGAAGTGGGCTTCATCGCCGGGCAGTACTTTCTGTACGGCTTTGAGCTGAAGCCGCTGTACCGCTGCGACCGCTGGCCCTGCCCCAACACGGTGGACTGCTTCATCTCCAGGCCCACAGAGAAGACCATCTTCATCATCTTCATGCTGGCGGTGGCCTGTGTGTCCCTGCTCCTCAACATGCTGGAGATCTACCACCTGGGCTGGAAGAAGCTCAAGCAGGGAATGACCAACCACCCGCGCGCAGACTCCCCCGAGGCCACAAAGCCCGGGGGCGGGAGCGCCCTGGGCCCCCCCTCGCTCTCCGAGGCGCCCGCGGTCACCATCGGGTTCCCGCCCTTCAGCGCTCCCTCGGCCTCCTCCCCGGGACAGGCCACCGCCGCGGGCTACCCCGGGGCGCCCCCACTGGCCGCAGACTTCCACCCGGCAGCCCTGCCCGAGGCCCGCGCGAGGGACCAGCACCTGCTCATGACGGAACAGAACTGGGCCAATCAGGAGGCCGAGCAGCACACCTCCGCCAGGAAGGCCTCCGGGGCAGCAGCCCCCTCTGCGTCCCCGAGCCCCGCGGGCAGCACCGGGCAGCTCCCGCCGGACGACGGGACGGGCGGCGGCGAGCCCGGCCTGCTGCTGACCGGGAGCCGCAGCAGCCTGGGGGACAGCAAACTGGCAGTGACTCCCGACGACGCGGAGCAGCCGGTGACCACCCCAGCAGAGACGCACGCGCCGCCGCTGCCCCCGGCGGATGCGGGCCGATTGAGCAAGGCCAGCAGGGCCAGCGGCGGCCGGGCCAGACCCAACGACTTGGCCATCTAG